One Phoenix dactylifera cultivar Barhee BC4 chromosome 14, palm_55x_up_171113_PBpolish2nd_filt_p, whole genome shotgun sequence DNA window includes the following coding sequences:
- the LOC120113137 gene encoding uncharacterized protein LOC120113137, which produces MESDRESFSPQRLFETIENHNTEMSRVLEHLVTSLATIRRESNANIERLERRFAEKNQEDERERKNREERRRGNRDACGESLDDRWAGGIHMEDRPRSMERPMSEPLGSPHSCRPYGQHVHEGRRRDERVNHEGFERGFGPHERGIRKPKIEFPTFGGGDPYEWLDKVEQYFHVYETPREEKVTLASYHLEGRANRWWRWLRNIYEKEGNYLGWTAFVQEFMNQWGPSPTINHHGQLAKLKQEGKVQVYIDEFRQLQIMVEGWSEEALLGTFVDGLKPWLSKEIKLKQPTHLQEAMRMVEILDQANILDRRTKDSTNRNLQPTKVQPAASSSKPHSAAASTSKQQPSHVKKLSREEVQEYIKKGLCFKCGAKWEKGHRCNPGQSYVLKIDSGSEEEVDDASTYSTSDEEDSTEDQPTSPLPKDAELSLHALTGIQRPSTMRMTAWIGKHEVSLLVDNSSSHNFINPGALQRVGLKGAATEPFEVKVASGERLKCQQIVKDVRLNIQGVRISADLHVLQLVGLDVVLGNAWLRGIGKVVTDYNTMTMEFRINGRKKMWTALNHKEALPCEANMIERLCRGGALCFAVVMTNHGVAAEGPQPQPPQVQELLAAHQGVLAMPTALPPKRAFDHSIRLKEEGKPINVPPYRYAHFQKGEIERQVEEMLKQGIIQPSTSPFSSPVLLVKKKDGSWRFCTDYRALNEATIKDRFPIPTVDEMLDELHGAKYFTKLDLRSGYHQIRMRDEDVHKTAFRTHSGHYEYLVMPFGLCNAPSTFQAAMNQVFKPHLRKFVIVFFDDILIYSKTLEEHMRHLDLVLHTLEEHHFFIKPSKCAFVQTELDYLGHVVSGDGVRVDTRKVEAMTDWPLPKDISALRGFLGLTGYYRRFVKGYGLIAKPLTAMLKKDGFAWTPAARQAFEDLKRAMTQTPVLALPDFNTPFQVFTDASNEGIGAVLAQNKRPIAFISKELGPQKKAWSTYARELLAVD; this is translated from the coding sequence ATGGAGTCAGATAGGGAGTCCTTTAGCCCCCAAAGGCTCTTTGAGACCATAGAGAACCACAACACCGAGATGAGTCGGGTGTTAGAACATCTAGTGACCTCCTTAGCCACCATAAGAAGAGAGAGTAATGCAAACATAGAGAGGCTTGAGAGGAGGTTTGCAGAAAAAAATCAAGAGgatgaaagagaaagaaaaaaccgagaggaaagaagaagaggaaatagGGATGCATGTGGAGAATCCCTAGATGATAGATGGGCCGGTGGCATCCACATGGAGGATCGGCCAAGGAGCATGGAAAGACCCATGAGTGAACCCTTAGGTAGTCCCCATTCTTGTAGGCCTTATGGCCAACATGTgcatgaaggaaggagaagggatGAACGGGTGAACCATGAAGGGTTTGAAAGGGGGTTCGGACCACATGAAAGAGGGATTAGAAAGCCCAAGATAGAATTTCCAACCTTCGGTGGAGGGGACCCTTATGAATGGCTCGACAAAGTCGAGCAATACTTCCATGTCTACGAGACCCCTAGAGAAGAGAAGGTGACCTTGGCAAGCTATCATCTTGAAGGAAGGGCCAATAGATGGTGGCGGTGGCTAAGGAACATATATGAGAAGGAGGGAAATTATTTGGGGTGGACGGCCTTCGTGCAAGAATTCATGAACCAATGGGGGCCTTCACCTACCATCAATCACCATGGCCAATTGGCCAAACTCAAGCAAGAGggcaaagtccaagtctacaTCGACGAGTTCCGACAACTTCAAATTATGGTTGAAGGATGGTCGGAAGAGGCACTACTTGGCACTTTCGTGGACGGGCTCAAACCTTGGTTATCCAAGGAGATCAAATTGAAGCAACCTACCCATCTTCAAGAGGCGATGCGGATGGTGGAGATCCTTGACCAAGCCAACATCCTAGACCGGCGGACCAAGGATAGTACCAACCGCAACTTGCAGCCAACCAAAGTGCAGCCGGCAGCAAGCTCTTCCAAGCCCCATTCAGCCGCTGCATCAACCTCCAAACAGCAACCATCCCATGTGAAGAAGCTCAGCCGAGAGGAGGTTCAAGAGTACATCAAGAAGGGCTTGTGCTTCAAGTGCGGCGCCAAGTGGGAGAAGGGCCATCGCTGCAACCCGGGACAGTCCTATGTGCTGAAAATCGACAGCGGCAGCGAGGAGGAAGTTGATGATGCCTCAACCTACAGCACTTCGGATGAGGAGGACTCCACCGAGGATCAGCCCACCAGCCCCTTGCCAAAAGATGCTGAGCTCTCCCTCCATGCACTCACCGGCATTCAAAGACCATCAACCATGAGGATGACGGCATGGATCGGCAAGCATGAAGTCTCTTTGCTCGTTGACAACAGTTCGTCCCACAATTTCATCAACCCGGGAGCCTTGCAGCGAGTGGGACTCAAGGGAGCAGCAACCGAGCCGTTCGAGGTCAAGGTAGCAAGCGGCGAGCGGCTCAAATGTCAGCAAATTGTCAAGGACGTGCGACTCAACATCCAAGGGGTAAGGATTTCTGCAGACTTACATGTACTACAACTTGTAGGTTTGGACGTCGTCCTTGGCAACGCATGGCTCCGAGGCATTGGTAAAGTAGTCACCGACTACAATACCATGACTATGGAGTTCCGGATCaatggaaggaagaagatgTGGACAGCACTTAACCACAAAGAAGCCCTACCATGCGAAGCCAACATGATCGAGCGCCTATGCCGGGGAGGTGCACTTTGCTTCGCTGTTGTGATGACCAACCATGGAGTGGCTGCGGAGGGACCTCAACCGCAGCCACCGCAAGTACAAGAGTTGCTTGCAGCACATCAGGGGGTCCTAGCCATGCCGACCGCACTCCCTCCCAAGCGCGCCTTCGACCATTCCATCCGGCTCAAGGAAGAAGGCAAGCCAATCAACGTACCTCCTTATAGGTACGCGCACTtccaaaagggagagattgaaaGGCAGGTTGAAGAGATGTTGAAACAGGGAATCATCCAACCGAGCACCAGCCCATTCTCCTCGCCGGTTTTGCtagtgaaaaagaaagatgggtCTTGGAGGTTCTGCACCGATTACAGGGCCTTGAACGAGGCCACCATCAAAGATAGATTCCCCATTCCAACCGTGGACGAGATGCTTGATGAGCTCCACGGTGCGAAGTACTTCACCAAACTTGATCTTCGGTCCGGCTACCATCAAATTCGGATGCGCGATGAGGATGTCCACAAGACCGCATTCCGCACTCATTCCGGACACTACGAGTACTTGGTCATGCCCTTCGGACTTTGCAATGCTCCATCAACATTCCAAGCAGCCATGAACCAGGTATTCAAGCCGCATCTCAGAAAATTTGTAATTGTCTTCTTCGATGACATTTTGATCTACTCCAAAACCCTAGAAGAGCATATGCGGCATCTAGACTTAGTTTTGCACACTTTGGAGGAACATCATTTCTTTATCAAACCCTCCAAATGTGCCTTTGTACAAACTGAGCTAGATTACCTTGGGCACGTGGTATCCGGGGACGGTGTACGGGTTGACACCCGAAAAGTGGAGGCCATGACAGATTGGCCATTGCCCAAGGACATTTCAGCCTTGAGGGGATTCTTAGGGCTCACAGGCTACTACCGGCGCTTCGTCAAAGGATATGGCCTCATCGCCAAACCCCTCACGGCCATGttgaagaaggatggatttgcATGGACACCAGCCGCACGCCAAGCATTCGAAGACCTCAAAAGAGCCATGACACAGACACCAGTGCTTGCATTACCGGACTTCAACACACCATTCCAAGTCTTCACCGACGCGAGCAATGAAGGAATCGGAGCGGTGTTAGCTCAAAACAAGCGGCCCATAGCCTTCATCTCCAAAGAACTCGGGCCACAAAAGAAAGCTTGGAGCACTTATGCACGGGAGCTTCTCGCAGTG